A stretch of the Leeuwenhoekiella sp. MAR_2009_132 genome encodes the following:
- a CDS encoding ribose-phosphate pyrophosphokinase, whose translation MPLQEPEAKIFPCTQSRALAEKIAEAYGQPLGKIITSTYSDGEFQPSFEESVRGSRVFIIGSTMPSSENLMEMLLMLDAAKRASARHITAVLPYFGWARQDRKDKPRVPIAAKLVANLLETAGATRIITMDLHADQIQGFFERPVDHLFASTVFLPYLRSLNLPNLTIASPDMGGSKRAYAYSKALDCDVVICYKQREKANVISYMELIGDVKGRNVILVDDMVDTAGTLTKAADLMMERGALSVRAICTHALLSGDAYERLEKSKLEELIVTDSIPPRRESNKVRIVTCADLFADVMHRVHNNTSIASKFIM comes from the coding sequence ATGCCTTTACAAGAACCCGAAGCAAAAATTTTTCCCTGTACTCAAAGCAGGGCCTTAGCTGAAAAAATAGCTGAAGCTTACGGGCAACCGCTAGGTAAGATTATCACATCAACCTACAGTGACGGTGAATTTCAACCTTCTTTTGAAGAATCTGTAAGAGGATCACGAGTATTTATCATAGGCTCAACAATGCCCAGCAGTGAAAACCTGATGGAAATGTTGCTTATGCTCGATGCCGCAAAACGTGCTTCTGCTCGTCATATCACGGCTGTACTCCCCTATTTTGGGTGGGCACGCCAGGATAGAAAAGACAAACCCAGAGTACCTATTGCCGCAAAACTAGTCGCTAATTTATTAGAGACTGCAGGAGCAACACGCATAATAACGATGGATTTACACGCAGATCAAATACAAGGCTTTTTTGAACGCCCGGTTGATCACTTATTTGCATCTACAGTATTCTTGCCGTACTTACGCTCTTTAAATTTACCTAACCTAACGATAGCTTCACCAGATATGGGTGGTTCTAAAAGAGCCTATGCCTATTCTAAAGCTCTTGATTGTGATGTGGTAATTTGCTACAAACAACGTGAGAAAGCTAATGTAATTAGCTATATGGAACTCATAGGTGATGTAAAAGGTCGTAATGTCATTTTAGTTGATGACATGGTAGACACTGCCGGTACACTTACAAAAGCTGCCGATCTAATGATGGAACGTGGCGCATTAAGTGTACGTGCAATATGTACACATGCCCTACTAAGCGGCGATGCTTATGAGCGTTTAGAAAAAAGTAAATTAGAAGAACTTATCGTAACCGATAGTATTCCCCCACGAAGAGAAAGCAATAAAGTACGCATCGTAACATGCGCAGACTTATTTGCAGATGTAATGCACCGTGTGCACAATAACACGTCTATTGCATCAAAATTTATAATGTAA